The DNA region CCCAGGGGATGATTCGGGCGTTTGGGGCGATAACCACCCAGGCGGTGGAAAAGGCTCGTCAGCGCCACGGTACTTATCCAACTGCTACTGCGGCCTTAGGGCGAGCCCTAACCGCTGCCGCTTTGTTGGGGATGAACCTAAAAGGGAAAGATACCCTGACCCTACGGATCAAAGGGAATGGCCCCCTGGGAAGTGTGGTGGTGGTAGCTGATGCTGAAGGAAGAGTCAGGGGCTATGTTCAAGAACCACAGCTCGACCTGCCGCTAACTCCCAATGGCAAACTGGATGTTGGTGGAGCAATTGGCCGAGAAGGGTTTCTTTTTCTGACCAAAGACCTGGGGCTCAAAGAACCGTACACGGGAAGCAGCCCCCTGGTCACCGGCGAAATTGCTGAGGACCTAACTAATTATCTGGCCATCTCAGAACAAACTCCATCTGCTGTTGCTCTAGGGGTTCTGCTCAATCCTGACCAGTCGGTTCGCGCTGCGGGTGGCTATATTGTTCAATTGCTGCCTGGGGCAGTGGAAGAGATAATCAACCGCCTGGAGCAAAACTTGAGCGGGATTGCTCCGGTCAGCCATTTGGTAGATCAGGGACGTACTATGGAAGAAATTCTGGCGGAAGTTTTAGCGGGCTTATCTATGCGGGTTCACGAACGACAGCCAGTCAGTTTTGCCTGCCCTTGTTCCAAAGAGCGGCTGGAAGAAATAATGCTGAGCCTGGGGGCCGAGGAACTAAACCAGATTCTGACTGAACGGGGCCAGGTGGAAGTACGCTGCCATTTTTGTAATGAGTTTTATCACTTCAGTACGGATGAACTCCGTGGGTTGATCGCTAGCCTGAAAAGCGAATAGGTTTTAGGATTTCTTAGAAGTGTATATGGGTTAAAGGGGTAAAGAAAACAATTAAAGATTTTCTTTACCCCTAAAATTTACCGATTCCCTTAGATATTTAATCGTTTTCCTAATCATCATTTTCCGAATTCGTAGTGTTGTTTTGAAAAAGGTGGAACCAAGGCTAGATGGCTCGCTGCACCTTCCCTGATTTTAAACACCGTGTACAAACTTTAATCTTCTTCGGAGTGCCCTCAACCAGGGTCTTTACTGTTTGAATATTTGGGGACCAGGTTCGTTTGGTTCGAATATGAGAGTGGCTCACCTGCATACCCGTGGCCACACCTTTACCGCAGACAGCACACTTAACCATTACTTCCACCTCCTTTATCGTGAGCACGTCATTTATCCTGATTAAACTTTGGGATAACTGGTAAAATAGTTAAGAAAAATTACTTTTCTAATTTTAACAAAAATCAGGGCCTTTGGCAAGATTGTGGAAAATTTTGCGGTTTGGCAGGAATAAATTGACCAGTGTGGAAATTATTCTATCGATTTGAGCAAGTTACCATACTTGGAAGAGCCCAGCAATTTATCTTGGTTAGTGCCGAAAAGGAGGTAAAGATGACCAGAACTATTGTTAATGAATTGGGGACGATTACTATTTCTGAAGATGTGATCGCGACGATTGCTGGCCTGGCGGCAGTGGAAAGCTATGGTCTGGTTGGTATGTCTTCCCGGAAGCTCACCGACGGGATAGTGGAGTTGTTAGGGCGGGAGTCACTGGGTAAGGGAGTGGAAATTGGCGAAGAGAATGGTCAGCTCCATATTGATGTGCATATCATTGTCAGTTACGGGATCAAGATTTCAGAAGTAGCGCAAAACGTAATTAACCAGGTGCGCTACGCTGTGGAGACAATGACAGGGTTAAAAGTAGCCAGGGTAAATGTCAATGTCCGCGGCGTTAAATTGACGGCTAGAAAATAAGGGGGAATATGGTTGGAGTTACAGAAGATTGACGGCCTGACTCTACGGCAGATGCTGTGGAGCGGTGGACGTTTACTAGAGGAGAATAAGGCAGCGGTTAACGCCTTGAACGTATTCCCAGTACCCGATGGTGACACTGGCACCAACATGTGTTTAACAATGGCTCAGGCCATCAAAGAGACAGAAAAACTAAGCGTACTTTCCGTGAGCAAGGTGTGTGAGGCGGCCTCCGCCGGCTCCTTGATGGGGGCGCGAGGTAATTCTGGGGTGATTCTGTCTCAGCTCTTACGTGGGTTTGCCAAAGAAGTAGAGGGAAAAGAGACCCTGAACGCCAGAGAGTTCGCGGT from Bacillota bacterium includes:
- the hslO gene encoding Hsp33 family molecular chaperone HslO translates to MDYLLRVTAAQGMIRAFGAITTQAVEKARQRHGTYPTATAALGRALTAAALLGMNLKGKDTLTLRIKGNGPLGSVVVVADAEGRVRGYVQEPQLDLPLTPNGKLDVGGAIGREGFLFLTKDLGLKEPYTGSSPLVTGEIAEDLTNYLAISEQTPSAVALGVLLNPDQSVRAAGGYIVQLLPGAVEEIINRLEQNLSGIAPVSHLVDQGRTMEEILAEVLAGLSMRVHERQPVSFACPCSKERLEEIMLSLGAEELNQILTERGQVEVRCHFCNEFYHFSTDELRGLIASLKSE
- a CDS encoding Asp23/Gls24 family envelope stress response protein codes for the protein MTRTIVNELGTITISEDVIATIAGLAAVESYGLVGMSSRKLTDGIVELLGRESLGKGVEIGEENGQLHIDVHIIVSYGIKISEVAQNVINQVRYAVETMTGLKVARVNVNVRGVKLTARK
- a CDS encoding 50S ribosomal protein L28, whose amino-acid sequence is MVKCAVCGKGVATGMQVSHSHIRTKRTWSPNIQTVKTLVEGTPKKIKVCTRCLKSGKVQRAI